Proteins from one Physeter macrocephalus isolate SW-GA chromosome 16, ASM283717v5, whole genome shotgun sequence genomic window:
- the LOC102976554 gene encoding 40S ribosomal protein S27-like translates to MPLAKDLLHPSPEEKSKHKKKRLVQSPNSYFMDMKCPRCYKITTVFSHAQTVVLCVGCSTVLCQPTGGKARLTEGCSFRRKQH, encoded by the coding sequence ATGCCTCTTGCAAAGGATCTCCTTCATCCCTCTCCagaagagaagagcaaacacaAGAAGAAGCGCCTGGTGCAGAGCCCCAATTCCTATTTCATGGATATGAAATGCCCAAGATGCTATAAAATCACCACCGTCTTTAGCCATGCACAAACAGTAGTTTTGTGTGTTGGCTGCTCTACTGTCCTCTGCCAGCCTACAGGAGGAAAAGCAAGGCTTACAGAAGGATGCTCCTTCAGACGGAAGCAGCACTAA